The Serinus canaria isolate serCan28SL12 chromosome 23, serCan2020, whole genome shotgun sequence genome has a window encoding:
- the PAFAH2 gene encoding platelet-activating factor acetylhydrolase 2, cytoplasmic: MGGMLALPPGQGPHQVGCTDVMVGHTRQGLFLRLFYPCLPRAGATEPLWVPRPEYCGGLADVTLGRRWCSALLGIAIGSCRVPVSWNGPLKPRSSGYPLIIFSHGLGAFRTLYSSICTELASWGFVVAALEHRDHSAATTYFCPAEAGTEEWIPFQRVPQGQKEFYFRNKQVHQRAQECVRALRLFQGIAGGRSAPSILPQDWDLSVLKDNLDLTKVAVMGHSFGGVTAVLALVKEPSFRCAVALDAWMFPLENLLYPEVPSPVLFINTEKFQTPESAAKMKRLSSRNSQTRIVTVLGTVHEDQTDFAFLPGKLFSLIFGRRGTLEPRRALAITSQAALAFLQRHLKLQEQFGQWDELLEGVGDSVAPDVPFGRSHL, from the exons ATGGGGGGGATGCTGGCGCTGCCCCCGGGGCAGGGACCCCACCAGGTGGGCTGCACGGATGTCATGGTGGGCCACACGCGGCAG GGGCTCTTCCTCCGCCTGTTCTACCCGTGCCTGCCCCGGGCAGGGGCCACGGAGCCGCTCTGGGTCCCGCGCCCCGAGTACTGCGGGGGGCTGGCCGATGTCACCCTGGGTCGCCGCTGGTGCTCCGCCCTGCTCGGCATCGCCATCG gctcctgcagagTTCCTGTCAGCTGGAATGGGCCCCTCAAGCCCCGCAGCAGTGGGTACCCCCTGATCATCTTCTCCCACGGCCTGGGAGCCTTTCG GACCTTGTACTCATCAATCTGCACAGAGCTGGCGTCCTGGGGCTTCgtggtggcagctctggagcacag GGACCACTCTGCTGCCACCACCTATTTCTGCCCGGCAGAGGCTGGGACCGAGGAGTGGATCCCCTTCCAGCGGGTGCCCCAAGGGCAGAAGgagttttatttcagaaacaagCAG GTTCACCAGAGAGCGCAGGAGTGCGTGCGGGCGCTGCGGCTCTTCCAGGGCATCGCCGGCGGCAGATCTGCCCCCAGCATCCTCCCCCAGGACTGGGATCTCTCCGTGCTGAAG GACAACCTTGATCTGACCAAGGTGGCCGTCATGGGCCATTCCTTCGGGGGGGTGACAGCGGTGCTGGCCTTGGTGAAGGAGCCCAGCTTCAG gtgtgccGTGGCTCTGGATGCCTGGATGTTCCCTCTGGAGAACCTGCTGTACCCGGAGGTGCCCAGTCCCGTGCTCTTCATCAACACTGAGAAGTTCCAGACTCCGGAGAGCGCTGCCAAAATGAAGAGGCTGAGCTCCAGAAACAGCCAGACGAGGATTGTGACCGTGCT gggAACCGTGCACGAGGACCAGACCGACTTTGCCTTCCTCCCTGGGAAGCTCTTCAGCCTCATCTTCGGCAGGAGGGGCACCCTGGAGCCCCGCAGGGCTCTGgccatcaccagccaggcagctctggcctTCCTGCAGAGGCACCTCA agctgcaggagcagtttgGACAGTGGGACGAGCTCCTGGAAGGCGTTGGGGACTCGGTGGCTCCGGATGTGCCCTTTGGACGCTCTCACCTgtag
- the SLC30A2 gene encoding proton-coupled zinc antiporter SLC30A2 codes for MSGDALGWGGHTAGTGSLASRRLLQHRTLFYTAAAPQLAGERAQPGAGPAGALQPAWPSLLQPGFAHESRLFTRAKATGCHQRRPHAGVTRAEPPAHRRMAAGDEKRHLLSEGTGGYGGARGGWGCRAPSALRLPSGVWPGNGLGAALRVQPEPPSPTQPAAGRCYVGAARKDGQSAAQGQEPALELGTRRGQHCHTRGTGGHPGQQQRARRKLYLAAGICLFFMVGEAVGGYLAHSLAILTDAAHLLTDFASIMISLFALWVSSRPPTKTMNFGWHRAEILGALLSVLSIWVVTGVLVYLGAQRLLSGDYDIEGGVMLITSACAVAVNIVMGLALHQTGHGHSHGAGGEQPNASVRAAFVHVLGDLLQSLGVLIASYIIFFKPEYKYVDPICTFLFSALVLGTTLTILRDVLLVLMEGTPKGMDFNAVRETLLAVRGVEAVHSLHIWALTAAQPLLSVHIAINAAASAQEVLEEASSRLQGAFRFHSTTIQVESYSEEMRDCRECQPPRD; via the exons ATGTCCGGCGACGCCTTGGGATGGGGGGGACACACGGCAGGGACCGGCAGCCTGGCGAGCCGGcgcctgctccagcacaggacACTTTTCTATACGG cagcagccccccagcTGGCTGGCGAGAGGGCCCAGCCCGGGGCAGGCCCCGCGGGCGCTTTGCAGCCGGCTTGGCCGTCCCTCCTCCAGCCGGGATTTGCACACGAATCCCGGCTCTTCACACGAGCCAAGGCCACCGGCTGCCACCAGCGCCGGCCACACGCCGGGGTCACCCGCGCCGAGCCCCCGGCCCACAGGAGGATGGCAGCCGGCGACGAGAAGCGGCACCTGCTGAGCGAGGGCACCGGCGGGTACGGGGGTGCCCGGGGGGGTTGGGGGTGCCGTGCCCCCTCTGCTCTGCGGCTCCCGAGCGGGGTCTGGCCGGGGAACGGGCTGGGGGCAGCGCTGAGGGTGCAGCcggagccccccagccccacgcAGCCCGCGGCCGGCAGGTGCTACGTGGGGGCTGCGCGGAAGGACGGACAGAGCGCGGCGCAGGGACAGGAGCCcgccctggagctggggacacggcgtggccagcactgccacacgCGGGGGACCGGCGGCCACCccgggcagcagcagcgggcACGGAGGAAGCTCTACCTGGCCGCTGGCATCTGCCTCTTCTTCATGGTGGGGGAAGCCGTGG GCGGGTACCTGGCACACAGCCTGGCCATCCTGACGGACGCTGCCCACCTGCTGACGGACTTTGCCAGCATCATGATCAGCCTCTTTGCCCTCTGGGTGTCCTCACGCCCCCCCACCAAAACCATGAACTTCGGATGGCACCGGGCAG AGAtcctgggggctctgctctccGTGCTCTCCATCTGGGTGGTGACGGGGGTCCTGGTCTACCTGGGGGCCCAGCGCCTGCTCTCGGGTGACTACGACATCGAGGGCGGGGTCATGCTCATCACCTCCGCCTGCGCCGTGGCCGTCAACATCGT gatggggctggctctgcaccAGACGGGGCACGGGCACAGCCACGGGGCAGGCGGCGAGCAGCCCAACGCCAGCGTCCGTGCCGCCTTCGTGCACGTCCTGGGGgacctgctgcagagcctcGGCGTCCTCATCGCCTCCTACATCATCTTCTTCAAG cccgaGTACAAGTACGTGGATCCCATCTGCACCTTCCTCTTCTCGGCGCTGGTGTTGGGGACAACGCTGACCATCCTCAGGGACGTCCTCCTCGTCCTCATGGAGG GGACCCCCAAGGGGATGGATTTCAACGCCGTGCGGGAGACGCTGCTGGCGGTGCGGGGCGTGGAGGCCGTGCACAGCCTGCACATCTGGGCTCTGACCGCGGCACAGCCGCTGCTCTCCGTGCACATCGCCATCA ACGCGGCTGCCAGCGcgcaggaggtgctggaggaggcCAGCTCCCGGCTGCAGGGCGCCTTCCGCTTCCACAGCACCACCATCCAGGTGGAGAGCTACTCCGAGGAGATGCGGGACTGCCGGGAATGCCAGCCCCCCCGCGACTGA
- the PDIK1L gene encoding serine/threonine-protein kinase PDIK1L gives MVSSQPKYDLIREVGRGSYGVVYEALVRRTCARVAVKKIRCHAPENVELALREFWALSSIKSQHPNVIHLEECILQKDGMVQKMAHGSSSSLYLQLVETSLKGEIAFDPKSAYYLWFVMDFCDGGDMNEYLLSRKPNRKTNTSFMLQLSSALAFLHKNQIIHRDLKPDNILISQGRAPAEPTLKVADFGLSKVCSASGHDPEEPVNVNKCFLSTACGTDFYMAPEVWEGHYTAKADIFALGIIIWAMLERITFVDTETKKELLGSYVRQGTAIVPVGEALLENPKMELLIPVKKKSMNARMKQLIKEMLAANPQDRPDAFELELRLVNIAFKDSSWDT, from the exons ATGGTGAGTAGCCAGCCTAAGTACGATCTAATTCGGGAGGTTGGTCGTGGCAGTTATGGTGTGGTGTACGAAGCGCTCGTCAGGAGGACCTGTGCCCGCGTGGCCGTCAAAAAGATCCGGTGCCACGCTCCCGAGAACGTGGAACTGGCTCTGCGCGAGTTCTGGGCCCTTAGCAGTATCAAGAGCCAGCACCCCAACGTCATTCACCTGGAGGAGTGCATCTTGCAGAAAGATGGCATGGTGCAGAAGATGGCCcatggctccagctcctccctgtaTCTACAG CTTGTAGAAACCTCACTGAAAGGAGAAATAGCCTTTGACCCCAAAAGTGCTTATTACCTGTGGTTTGTGATGGATTTCTGCGACGGGGGCGACATGAACGAGTACCTGCTGTCCCGCAAGCCCAACCGCAAGACCAACACCAGCTtcatgctgcagctcagcagcgCCCTGGCCTTCCTGCACAAGAACCAGATCATCCACCGCGACCTCAAGCCCGACAACATCCTCATCTCGCAGGGCCGGGCGCCCGCCGAGCCCACGCTGAAGGTGGCGGATTTCGGGCTGAGCAAGGTGTGCTCGGCCTCGGGGCACGACCCCGAGGAGCCCGTCAACGTCAACAAGTGCTTCCTGTCCACCGCCTGCGGCACCGACTTCTACATGGCCCCCGAGGTGTGGGAGGGCCACTACACGGCCAAGGCTGACATCTTCGCCCTGGGCATCATCATCTGGGCCATGCTGGAGAGGATCACCTTCGTCGACACCGAGACcaagaaggagctgctgggcagctaCGTCAGGCAGGGCACGGCCATCGTGCCCGTGGGCGAGGCGCTGCTGGAGAACCCCAAGATGGAGCTGCTCATCCCCGTGAAGAAGAAGTCCATGAACGCCAGGATGAAGCAGCTGATCAAGGAGATGCTGGCGGCCAACCCGCAGGACCGGCCCGACGCCTTCGAGCTGGAGCTGAGGTTGGTCAACATTGCTTTCAaggacagcagctgggacacGTGA
- the EXTL1 gene encoding exostosin-like 1 has translation MQTRKKYIFLAFLASWLLLFLFGGDQLRRFPFFSARKAEAPRSWPRWTDRSLLKSFADPEELQRDGDPPLLSPRERRAAWLSIYRSSRCRMETCFDLSRCERNGFKVFTYPQERGQPVSETYSKILSSIERSRYHTARPEEACLFILSIDTLDRDRLSGHYVRDVDEKIRGSPLWNGGRNHLIFNLYSGTWPSYAGELGFDTGHAILARASSDSRTFRPGFDVSIPLFPREHPQRGGDGGWLRQDSLPPKKKFLLVFKGKRYLTGIGSGTRNALHHIHNGKDIISLTTCKHGKDWEKHKDTRCDKDNVDYERFDYQELLHNSTFCIVPRGRRLGSFRFLEALQAACIPVLLSDGWELPFAEAIDWGKAAVVGSERLLLQIPSAVRCIHPERVLAFQQQTQFLWDAYFSSVDKIVHTTLEIIKDRLSPHRSRSRFLWNALPGGLLVLPDFSTHLGDFPFYYLHHGYSPSKKFTAFIRAVSQAGSLSQPILRLIQAVSGSQYCAQIVVLWSCEKPPPPSGKWPQSSVPLTIIQGRRKLSDRFFPFGAIQTDAVLSLDEDTSLSTSEVDFAFSVWLSFPERIVGFPTQSHFWDAEQGRWGYTSKWTNELSIVLTAAAFYHRYYHSLFTEYLPAGLRELVDGLAACEDILMNVLVAAVTKLPPIKVTQRKQHKEGVAQRAECGDGAAGTPPAGQGSPSAPRPAPAGAEGTDGSRRFSQRQDCLNQLAEWFGYMPLVPSQLRLDPVLFKDQVSVLRKKYPSLEKP, from the exons ATGCAGACCaggaagaaatacattttcctgGCTTTCCTGGCCTCTtggctcctgcttttcctcttcgGAGGGGATCAGCTGCGCcgtttccctttcttttctgcGAGGAAAGCAGAAGCCCCGAGGAGCTGGCCCCGCTGGACGGATCGGTCCCTCCTCAAGAGCTTTGCAGACCccgaggagctgcagagggatggggaccctcccctgctgtccccccgTGAGCGGCGGGCGGCGTGGCTGAGCATctacaggagcagcaggtgccGGATGGAAACCTGCTTCGACCTCTCCAGGTGCGAGAGGAACGGCTTCAAAGTGTTCACCTACCCCCAGGAGCGGGGCCAGCCCGTCTCGGAGACCTACAGCAAAATCCTCAGCTCCATCGAGCGCTCTCGCTACCACACGGCCAGGCCCGAGGAAGCCTGCCTCTTCATCCTCAGCATCGACACGCTGGACCGCGACCGCCTCTCGGGCCACTACGTCCGCGACGTGGACGAGAAAATCCGCGGCTCGCCGCTCTGGAACGGCGGCCGCAACCACCTCATCTTCAACCTCTACTCGGGCACCTGGCCCAGCTACGCCGGCGAGCTGGGCTTCGACACCGGCCACGCCATCCTGGCCAGAGCCAGCTCCGACAGCCGCACCTTCCGGCCCGGCTTCGACGTCTCCATCCCTCTGTTCCCCAGGGAGCACCCGCAGCGCGGCGGGGACGGTGGCTGGCTGCGCCAGGACTCGCTGCCCCCCaagaagaaattcctgctggtgttCAAGGGGAAGCGGTACCTGACGGGCATCGGCTCCGGCACGCGGAACGCGCTGCACCACATCCACAACGGGAAGGACATCATCTCCCTCACCACCTGCAAGCACGGCAAGGACTGGGAGAAGCACAAGGACACGCGCTGTGACAAGGACAACGTGGACTATGAGAG GTTTGActaccaggagctgctgcacaacTCCACCTTCTGCATCGTGCCCCGGGGCAGGCGCCTGGGCTCCTTCCGCTTCCTCGAGGCTCTGCAG GCCGCCTGCATCCCGGTGCTGCTGAGTgatggctgggagctgcccttcGCCGAGGCCATCGACTGGGGCAAAGCTGCTGTCGTGGGCAGTGagaggctcctgctgcag ATCCCCTCGGCCGTGCGCTGCATCCACCCCGAGCGCGTGCTGGCCTTCCAGCAGCAGACCCAGTTCCTGTGGGATGCCTACTTCTCCTCCGTGGACAAGATCGTGCACACCACGCTGGAG ATCATCAAGGACCGGCTGTCTCCGCaccgctcccgctcccgcttCCTCTGGAACGCGCTGCCCGGGGGGCTCCTGGTCCTGCCCGACTTCTCCACCCACCTCGGGGATTTTCCCTTCTACTACCTGCACCACG gctacAGCCCCTCCAAGAAGTTCACGGCTTTCATCCGGGCGGTCTCGCAAGCAGGGTCTCTGTCCCAGCCCATCCTCAGGCTCATCCAAGCCGTCTCTGGATCCCAGTACTGCGCCCAG ATCGTGGTCCTGTGGAGCTGCGAGAAGCCGCCGCCCCCGAGCGGGAAATGGCCCCAGAGCAGCGTGCCCCTGACCATcatccagggcaggaggaag CTCAGCGACCGCTTCTTCCCGTTCGGGGCCATCCAGACGGACGCGGTGCTGAGCCTGGACGAGGACACCAGCCTCTCCACCAGCGAG GTGGACTTTGCCTTCTCGGTGTGGCTCAGCTTCCCCGAGCGCATCGTGGGCTTCCCCACGCAGAGCCACTTCTGGGACGCCGAGCAGGGCCGCTGGGGCTACACCTCCAAATGGACCAACGAGCTCTCCATCGTCCTCACCGCCGCCGCCTTCTACCACCG GTACTACCACAGCCTCTTCACCGAGTACCTGCccgcggggctgcgggagcTGGTGGACGGGCTGGCCGCCTGCGAGGACATCCTGATGAACGTCCTGGTGGCCGCTGTCACCAAGCTGCCCCCCATCAAGGTGACCCAGCGCAAGCAGCACAAGGAGGGGGTGGCCCAGCGGGCGGAGTGCGGCGATGGGGCTGCGGGGACCCCCCCGGCCGGGCAGGGGAGCCCCTCGGCCCCGCGCCCTGCTCCTGCCGGGGCCGAGGGCACGGACGGCAGCCGGCGCTTCTCCCAGCGCCAGGACTGCCTCAACCAGCTGGCCGAGTGGTTTGGCTACATGCCCCTGGTGCCCTCGCAGCTGCGCCTCGACCCCGTCCTCTTCAAGGACCAGGTCTCGGTCCTGCGCAAGAAATACCCGAGCCTGGAGAAGCCGTGA
- the TRIM63 gene encoding E3 ubiquitin-protein ligase TRIM63, whose protein sequence is MDFQAGILQDGSPMESLEKQLICPICLEMFSKPVVILPCQHNLCRKCANDVFQAANPYWQSRGSLISGGRFRCPSCRHEVLLDRHGVYGLQRNLLVENIIDIYKQECSSRPLKKGEHPMCKEHEDERINIYCVTCEVPTCSMCKVFGAHKDCEVAPLETIFQGQKTELNNCISMLVAGNDRIQTIISQLEDSCQSTEENSEAAKRELCARFDALAALLEEKKAELLQRISQEQADKTAFIQSLICQYKEQLEKSSRLVETAIQAAEETGGAAFLMNAKQLIKTIVEASKGGRLDKIEQGYESMDAFSVSLEHLTEAVHALDFDPAEEDEEYFDGEEEEVEENAAMASL, encoded by the exons ATGGATTTCCAAGCCGGTATCCTCCAGGATGGCAGCCCCATGGAGAGCCTGGAGAAGCAGCTCATCTGCCCCATCTGCCTGGAGATGTTCAGCAAGCCCGTGGTgatcctgccctgccagcacaaCCTCTGCCGCAAGTGCGCCAACGACGTCTTCCAG GCCGCCAACCCGTACTGGCAGAGCCGGGGCAGTTTGATTTCGGGGGGCCGGTTCCGGTGCCCCTCGTGCCGCCACGAAGTGCTGCTGGACCGCCACGGCGTCTACGGGCTGCAGAGGAACCTGCTGGTGGAGAACATCATCGACATCTACAAGCAGGAGTGCTccag CAGGCCACTGAAGAAGGGGGAGCACCCCATGTGCAAGGAGCACGAGGACGAGAGGATCAACATCTACTGCGTCACCTGCGAGGTGCCCACCTGCTCCATGTGCAAGGTCTTCGGGGCCCACAAGGACTGCGAGGTGGCCCCTCTGGAAACCATCTTCCAGGGACAGAAG ACTGAGCTGAACAACTGCATCTCCATGCTGGTGGCGGGGAATGACCGGATCCAGACCATCATCTCCCAGCTGGAGGACTCCTGCCAGAGCACCGAG GAGAACAGCGAGGCGGCCAAGCGGGAGCTCTGCGCTCGCTTTGACGCGCTGGCGGCgctgctggaggagaagaaggCGGAGCTGCTGCAGCGCATCTCGCAGGAGCAGGCGGACAAGACCGCCTTCATCCAGAGCCTCATCTGCCAgtacaaggagcagctggagaagtcGAGCCGGCTGGTGGAGACGGCCATCCAGGCAGCCGAGGAGACGGGGGGGGCCGCCTTCCTCATG AACGCCAAGCAGCTCATAAAAAC GATCGTGGAGGCCTCCAAGGGTGGTCGCCTGGACAAGATCGAGCAGGGCTATGAGAGCATGGACGCCTTCTCGGTGAGCCTGGAGCACCTCACCGAGGCCGTGCACGCCCTGGACTTCGACCCTG cagaggaagatgaggagTACTTTGatggggaggaagaagaggtggaAGAGAACGCAGCGATGG CTTCCCTGTAG
- the ZNF593 gene encoding zinc finger protein 593 yields MSPRNGRRTGAHRAHSLARQLKTKRRRRDLDEIHGDLKPENAARLLRQEIDPDLPGCAQFYCLHCARYFVDLNSMKEHFRSKVHKKRLKQLREAPYTQEEAERAAGMGSYVPPKKVEVQTQPLEEVTEMETSG; encoded by the exons ATGTCGCCGCGGAACGGGCGGCGCACCGGAGCGCACCGGGCGCACTCGCTCGCCCGGCAGCTCAAGACCAAGCGGCGCCGGCGCGACCTGGACGAGATCCACGGGGACCTGAAGCCCGAGAACGCAGCGCGGCTGCTGCGGCAGGAGATCGACCCCGACCTGCCGGGATGCGCGCAGTTCTACTGCCTGCACTGCGC GCGCTACTTCGTGGACCTGAACAGCATGAAGGAGCACTTCAGATCCAAGGTGCACAAGAAGAG GCTGAAGCAGCTGCGAGAGGCTCCGTACACGCAGGAGGAGGCTGAAcgtgctgctgggatgggctcctACGTCCCCCCCAAGAAGGTGGAGGTGCAGAcccagcccctggaggaggTCACCGAGATGGAGACGTCGGGCTGA
- the FAM110D gene encoding LOW QUALITY PROTEIN: protein FAM110D (The sequence of the model RefSeq protein was modified relative to this genomic sequence to represent the inferred CDS: inserted 1 base in 1 codon), translated as MVPLGSPTLAVCASGNLRLMAPGRGSPLAWLNRGPECPQAPGGSGGRRASAVERLEADKAKYVKSQQVISRRQEPALRGSPRLSPHGRRRLARQQCGELGPGSELPCPQSPVSRRSGSRRLLRPDSLIIYRQKRDCLGGDKENAKGSGLVRRLFQGPLRATPPSSPPARPLGDGPGAPRSPETPMLWAPAEKEEARTPGGDGGGDSGGIFPVPAEQPPGAAGKEPLALRVSLPLSEQERFFNYCGLDRAQVELLGRERFGPAGWDSASVRAGSCESEPGRAXGGSEGDAGPGEEEPDARPGSAVSVVERNARVIKWLYGCQRAWAAAKESTV; from the exons ATGgtgcccctgggcagccccactCTCGCCGTCTGCGCCTCCGGCAACCTGCGCCTCATGGCCCCCGGCCGCGGCTCCCCGCTGGCCTGGCTGAACCGGGGCCCCGAGTGCCCGCAGGCCCCAGGGGGCAGCGGGGGCCGCAGGGCCAGCGCCGTGGAGCGCCTGGAGGCCGACAAGGCCAAGTACGTGAAGTCGCAGCAGGTGATCAGCCGGCGGCAGGAGCCGGCGCTGCGGGGCTCGCCGCGGCTCTCCCCGCACGGGCGGCGCCGCCTCGCCCGGCAGCAGTGCGGGGAGCTGGGCCCGGGCTCGGAGCTGCCGTGCCCGCAGTCCCCCGTGTCCCGCCGCAGCGGCAGCCGCCGCCTGCTGAGACCCGACTCGCTCATCATCTACCGGCAGAAACGGGACTGCCTGGGCGGCGACAAGGAGAACGCCAAGGGCTCCGGGCTGGTGCGGCGCCTCTTCCAGGGACCCCTCAGAGCCACCCCGCCCAGCTCGCCCCCCGCCAGGCCGCTGGGCGACGGGCCCGGAGCCCCCCGGAGCCCCGAGACCCCCATGCTGTGGGCGCCCGCCGAGAAGGAGGAGGCGCGGACACCGGGAGGGGACGGCGGCGGTGACAGCGGCGGCATCTTCCCCGTGCCCGCGGAGCAGCCGCCCGGTGCCGCCGGGAAGGAGCCGCTGGCTCTGCGCGTGTCGCTGCCGCTGTCGGAGCAGGAGCGCTTCTTCAACTACTGCGGGCTGGACCGGGCgcaggtggagctgctgggccgGGAGCGCTTCGGGCCCGCGGGCTGGGACAGCGCCTCGGTCCGGGCCGGCTCCTGCGAGTCCGAGCCCGGGCGGG TCGGGGGCAGCGAGGGGGACGCGGGGCCGGGCGAGGAGGAGCCGGATGCCCGGCCGGGCTCCGCCGTCTCGGTGGTGGAGCGCAACGCCCGCGTCATCAAGTGGCTCTACGGCTGCCAGAGAGCCTGGGCGGCTGCCAAGGAGTCCACGGTGTGA
- the C23H1orf232 gene encoding uncharacterized protein C1orf232 homolog, giving the protein MKPPDRRVARPARPAARGCRRCGPAEPLAMAQGFWRLYKAKVLQTLGAPRPDGALQDEGDPPELMETAEPPALLEEGASPVSQLARKVQGVGARGWRTLSSLFTREDEHQLLSPEPCPDHPLAAEPPEVPHTEKAPGFWDLFATKWQQAAGPDKAGPPPEPDESPGEPPGDDGSDLREPEEGAFHWGFLAGKLAEIRNKNAPKGN; this is encoded by the exons ATGAAGCCACCGGATCGCCGGGTCGCCCGTCCGGCCCGCCCCGCTGCCCGCGGCTGCCGCCGGTgcggccccgccgagcccctCGCCATGGCCCAGGGCTTCTGGCGGCTCTACAAGGCCAAGGTGCTGCAGACCCTGGGGGCGCCGCGGCCCGACGGGGCCCTGCAGGACGAG GGAGACCCCCCCGAGCTGATGGAGACGGCCGAGCCCCCCGcgctgctggaggagggagccAGCCCGGTGTCCCAGCTGGCCCggaag GTGCAGGGGGTCGGTGCCCGCGGCTGGCGGACGCTTTCGTCCCTCTTCACCCGCGAGGACGAGCACCAGCTGCTCAGCCCGGAGCCCTGCCCAGACCA ccctctggCCGCCGAGCCGCCCGAGGTGCCCCACACCGAGAAGGCTCCGGGGTTTTGGGATCTCTTTGCGACCAAGTGGCAGCAGGCGGCGGGGCCGGACAAGGCGGGGCCGCCCCCGGAGCCGGACGAGAGCCCGGGGGAGCCGCCGGGGGACGACGGCAGCGACCTGCGGGAGCCGGAGGAAGGGGCCTTCCACTGGGGCTTCCTGGCCGGCAAACTGGCCGAAATCCGGAATAAAAACGCCCCCAAGGGCAACTAG